Proteins encoded together in one Janthinobacterium tructae window:
- a CDS encoding universal stress protein, producing MAYKSILVHADLSRHAPQRIAIAARLAHAHQAHLIGAAMTGLSRFTLENNRGMRGGAVAAQINALHGQAEQALDQFETLARQAGAVSLERRLIEDDEDGGMAISARYSDLTVLSQHDASEALPGAMSDLVPYVMLNAARPVLIVPRGGQFAEVNNTVVVAWDGSMEATRAIGHALPLLRAARLVVLALLHPPAGHAQPARHPGADIAAYLSRHGVPVEVRPAIATGDIGAALLAMAAEVRANLLVMGGYGHARFREILLGGVTETVLRQMTLPVLMAH from the coding sequence ATGGCTTACAAATCCATCCTCGTCCACGCCGACCTGTCGCGCCATGCGCCGCAGCGCATCGCCATCGCGGCGCGGCTGGCGCACGCGCACCAGGCGCACCTGATCGGCGCGGCGATGACGGGCCTGTCGCGCTTTACCCTGGAAAACAACCGCGGCATGCGCGGCGGCGCCGTCGCGGCGCAGATCAACGCCCTGCACGGGCAGGCGGAACAGGCGCTCGACCAGTTCGAAACGCTGGCGCGCCAGGCCGGCGCCGTCTCGCTCGAACGGCGCCTGATCGAAGACGATGAAGATGGCGGCATGGCCATCAGCGCCCGCTACAGCGACTTGACGGTGCTCAGCCAGCACGACGCCAGCGAAGCGCTGCCCGGCGCCATGAGCGACCTGGTGCCGTACGTGATGCTGAACGCGGCCCGCCCCGTGCTGATCGTGCCGCGCGGCGGCCAGTTTGCGGAAGTCAACAACACCGTGGTGGTGGCCTGGGATGGCAGCATGGAAGCGACGCGCGCCATCGGCCACGCCCTGCCGCTCTTGCGCGCGGCGCGCCTGGTGGTGCTGGCCCTGCTGCACCCGCCGGCCGGCCATGCGCAGCCGGCCCGCCATCCGGGCGCCGACATCGCCGCCTACCTGAGCCGCCATGGCGTGCCCGTGGAAGTGCGTCCCGCCATCGCCACGGGCGACATCGGCGCGGCGCTGCTGGCCATGGCCGCCGAAGTGCGTGCAAACCTGCTGGTAATGGGCGGCTACGGCCACGCCCGCTTCCGCGAAATCCTGCTGGGCGGCGTCACGGAAACCGTGCTGCGCCAGATGACCTTACCGGTGCTGATGGCGCACTGA
- a CDS encoding Imm10 family immunity protein, which yields MSAGFTATELSVMNEDDALITTLAAPAGKGAPVYLMLQRADEYDEQDVAMGMDEPYIEYCGQEFAWYGHMHAVILHPNRLSVQMDAEAAMQMDDDGQIDVRFNLTPERYAQLQQALRTTFEGCDYYREER from the coding sequence ATGTCCGCAGGATTTACCGCCACCGAGTTGTCCGTTATGAATGAAGACGACGCCCTGATCACCACCCTGGCAGCACCGGCCGGCAAAGGCGCGCCCGTCTACCTGATGCTGCAGCGCGCAGACGAGTATGACGAGCAGGACGTCGCCATGGGCATGGACGAACCCTATATTGAATATTGCGGCCAGGAATTTGCCTGGTATGGTCACATGCACGCCGTGATTTTGCATCCGAACCGCCTGTCCGTGCAGATGGATGCCGAGGCAGCCATGCAGATGGATGACGACGGCCAGATCGACGTGCGTTTCAATTTGACGCCGGAGCGCTACGCCCAGCTGCAGCAGGCGCTGCGCACCACGTTCGAGGGCTGCGACTACTATCGCGAGGAACGTTGA
- a CDS encoding NnrU family protein, with translation MTVLILGLLLFLGLHSVRIVADGWRSAQLARLGEKRWKGLYSLVAFVGLGLIIWGYALARQQPQVLWAPPMGLRHASGLLMLFSLILLAAANVPRNRIKTWVHHPMLLGTQLWAVAHLLANGSVADVLLFGGFLAWSSVDLYAAVRRDRAAGTRYQGGTMPGTVIAIGAGGALWLLLAFWLHGVLFGVRPFG, from the coding sequence ATGACGGTGCTGATACTCGGTTTGCTGTTATTCCTGGGCTTGCACTCGGTGCGTATCGTCGCCGACGGCTGGCGCAGCGCCCAACTGGCGCGCCTCGGCGAAAAGCGCTGGAAGGGGCTGTATTCGCTCGTGGCGTTTGTCGGGCTGGGTCTGATCATCTGGGGCTACGCCCTGGCGCGCCAGCAGCCACAGGTGCTGTGGGCGCCGCCCATGGGCTTGCGCCACGCCAGCGGCCTGCTGATGCTGTTCTCGCTGATTTTATTGGCGGCGGCCAATGTACCGCGCAACCGCATCAAGACCTGGGTGCACCACCCCATGCTGCTGGGCACGCAACTCTGGGCCGTGGCGCATCTGCTGGCCAACGGCAGCGTGGCCGACGTGCTGCTGTTCGGCGGCTTCCTCGCCTGGTCGTCAGTGGATCTGTATGCCGCCGTGCGGCGCGACCGCGCGGCCGGCACCCGCTACCAGGGTGGCACCATGCCCGGCACCGTGATCGCCATCGGCGCCGGGGGCGCGCTGTGGCTGCTGCTGGCGTTCTGGCTGCACGGCGTGCTGTTTGGCGTGCGGCCGTTTGGCTAG
- a CDS encoding M56 family metallopeptidase: MPAWLLSSMALALLLSAAAWRAERTLQRRGHATRWLWLAAIAASAIVPLAWLPGVLAAMPAEQAQLKLGWFVLSSGMLLLLALRSVWLLSHQRRWQKTSLLGTPVYLSGGIGPCVAGLLRPRIVMPVWLQLIPPRQQALLLAHAQCRLAARDPQLLALAYALIVLMPWNLPLWWQLHRLRFAIEVDSDARMLAQGHALRDYATVLRRHGQYYSGLTGAAPIVLGDPRALRRRRHLMARFTGKPAANLL; encoded by the coding sequence ATGCCTGCCTGGCTGCTGAGTAGCATGGCGCTGGCGCTGCTGTTGAGCGCCGCCGCCTGGCGCGCCGAGCGCACGCTGCAGCGGCGCGGGCACGCGACGCGCTGGCTGTGGCTGGCGGCCATCGCCGCGTCCGCCATCGTGCCGCTGGCGTGGCTGCCAGGCGTGCTGGCAGCCATGCCGGCGGAACAGGCGCAGCTGAAGCTGGGCTGGTTTGTCTTATCCAGCGGCATGCTGCTGCTATTGGCGCTACGCAGCGTCTGGCTGCTGTCGCACCAGCGCCGCTGGCAGAAAACATCGTTACTGGGCACGCCCGTGTACTTGAGCGGCGGCATCGGCCCTTGCGTGGCGGGGCTGCTGCGACCGCGCATCGTGATGCCCGTCTGGCTGCAACTGATTCCTCCCCGGCAACAGGCGCTGCTGCTGGCGCACGCACAATGCCGGCTGGCCGCACGCGACCCGCAGCTGCTGGCCCTGGCCTACGCCTTGATCGTGCTCATGCCGTGGAACCTGCCCCTGTGGTGGCAGCTGCACCGGCTGCGCTTTGCCATCGAAGTCGATAGCGACGCGCGCATGCTGGCGCAAGGCCACGCGTTGCGCGACTATGCCACGGTGCTGCGTCGGCACGGCCAGTATTACTCGGGCTTGACGGGCGCCGCACCCATCGTGCTGGGCGACCCGCGCGCACTGCGCCGGCGCCGCCATCTGATGGCCAGATTTACCGGGAAGCCGGCGGCGAACTTGCTATAG
- a CDS encoding SDR family oxidoreductase: MQQLENKVAIITGASSGIGRAAARLFARHGAQLVLVARRRKELDALVAQLADGGAQVVACAGDVGDEACAQGAVALALQRFGGLDIAFNNAGTLGPMGPTPEIALEDWQAAVDTNLTSAFLAAKYQLPAMVARGGGSLIFTSTFVGHTLGMAGMAAYAASKAGVIGLTKALAAEYGAAGIRVNALLPGGTDTPLGRAVANTPEAQAFVAGLHALKRLATPDEIASSALYLASDASSFTTGTALLADGGVSIVRA, encoded by the coding sequence ATGCAACAACTGGAAAACAAGGTCGCCATCATCACGGGCGCCAGCTCGGGCATCGGCCGTGCGGCGGCGCGCCTGTTCGCTCGCCATGGCGCGCAACTGGTGCTGGTGGCGCGGCGGCGGAAGGAACTCGATGCGCTGGTGGCGCAGCTGGCGGACGGCGGCGCGCAGGTCGTGGCCTGCGCCGGCGATGTGGGCGACGAGGCGTGCGCGCAAGGGGCCGTGGCGCTGGCGCTGCAACGCTTTGGCGGCCTCGATATCGCTTTTAATAATGCGGGCACCCTGGGTCCCATGGGGCCCACGCCGGAGATTGCACTGGAAGACTGGCAAGCGGCGGTCGATACCAATCTCACCAGTGCCTTCCTGGCGGCCAAGTACCAGCTGCCTGCGATGGTGGCGCGCGGCGGCGGCTCGCTGATCTTCACCTCCACGTTTGTTGGCCATACGCTGGGCATGGCCGGCATGGCGGCGTATGCCGCCAGCAAGGCGGGCGTGATCGGCTTGACGAAGGCCCTGGCGGCCGAGTATGGCGCGGCGGGCATCCGCGTGAATGCCCTGCTGCCGGGCGGCACCGATACGCCCTTGGGACGGGCAGTGGCGAATACGCCCGAGGCGCAGGCCTTCGTGGCGGGCTTGCATGCCTTGAAACGCCTGGCTACGCCGGACGAGATCGCCAGCTCGGCGCTGTACCTGGCGTCCGATGCGTCGAGCTTCACCACCGGCACGGCGCTGCTGGCCGATGGCGGCGTGTCGATCGTGCGCGCATAA
- a CDS encoding MFS transporter, translated as MPSARPAASPSSSASSALLVAAIILLGLNLRPILAAIGPLLDSIQASTGISNADAGLLTTVPVFAMGVCALAGAQLQRRLGVARGISLGIAIIAAACALRWPLHGSGGLIATAALGGLGIALVQALLPAFIKRHFPARAGQLMGFYTTGIMGGAAIAAASASPLAQSWGWNALLALWALPAVAAALLWRRAAATRVDMASGAGASLPVGSGRAWLLMVFFGIGTGAYTLVLAWLPPFYTELGWSAADSGLLLGALTLVEVLAGLLISSIIHRFPDRRILLLAVLLSVLGGLACLIVAPAHLALPAVILLGCGIGSLFPLSLIVSMDHVADPAGAGALLGFVQGGGYIIASSMPFIAGLIRQHSSSLAQAWMVMAGGVVLLLLIAVRFAPGARLAQSR; from the coding sequence ATGCCTTCCGCACGACCTGCCGCTTCCCCTTCTTCTTCCGCTTCCTCGGCCCTGCTGGTGGCCGCCATCATCCTGCTGGGCTTGAACTTGCGGCCCATCCTGGCCGCCATCGGCCCCTTGCTCGACAGCATCCAGGCCAGCACGGGCATCAGCAATGCCGACGCGGGCTTGCTGACCACCGTGCCCGTGTTCGCCATGGGCGTGTGCGCGCTGGCGGGCGCGCAGCTGCAGCGCCGCCTGGGCGTGGCGCGTGGCATCTCGCTGGGCATCGCCATCATCGCTGCCGCCTGCGCGCTGCGCTGGCCCTTGCATGGCAGCGGCGGCCTGATCGCCACGGCAGCCCTGGGCGGCCTGGGCATCGCACTGGTGCAAGCCTTGCTGCCAGCCTTCATCAAGCGCCATTTCCCCGCGCGGGCGGGCCAGTTGATGGGGTTTTATACGACCGGCATCATGGGCGGCGCGGCCATTGCCGCCGCGTCCGCTTCGCCGCTGGCGCAAAGCTGGGGCTGGAACGCGCTGCTGGCCTTGTGGGCGCTGCCTGCCGTGGCCGCCGCCCTGCTGTGGCGCCGCGCTGCCGCTACGCGCGTGGACATGGCCAGCGGGGCGGGCGCCAGTCTGCCCGTGGGCAGTGGCCGTGCCTGGCTGCTGATGGTGTTTTTCGGTATCGGCACGGGCGCCTACACGCTGGTGCTGGCCTGGCTGCCGCCGTTTTACACGGAACTGGGCTGGAGCGCGGCCGACAGCGGCTTGCTGCTCGGTGCCCTGACTCTGGTGGAAGTGCTGGCGGGACTGCTGATTTCCAGCATCATCCACCGCTTCCCCGACCGCCGCATCCTGCTGCTGGCCGTTTTGTTGTCCGTGCTGGGTGGCCTGGCCTGCCTGATCGTGGCGCCGGCGCACCTGGCGCTGCCCGCCGTGATCCTGCTGGGCTGCGGCATCGGTTCCCTTTTCCCGTTGTCGCTGATCGTCAGCATGGACCATGTGGCGGACCCGGCCGGCGCCGGCGCCCTGCTGGGCTTTGTGCAGGGCGGCGGCTACATCATCGCCAGCAGCATGCCCTTCATTGCCGGCCTGATCCGCCAGCACTCGTCCAGCCTGGCCCAGGCATGGATGGTGATGGCGGGCGGCGTGGTGCTGCTGTTGCTGATCGCCGTGCGCTTCGCGCCGGGGGCGCGGCTGGCCCAGTCGCGCTAG
- the thiL gene encoding thiamine-phosphate kinase translates to MAPHDALSEFDLIKHYFVRQRPGRATLGIGDDCALMTPSAGKQIAISSDMLVEDRHFFAGADARMLGHKSLAVNLSDLAAMGARPVAFTLALALPQAERSWLAGFAEGLFALADAFHCELIGGDTTKGPLNICITVFGELAPGQALRRSAAVAGDDIWVSGTLGDARLALAGYRGEQELAPAELLTAAARMHTPTPRVSLGCALAEQGLAHAAIDISDGLVGDLGHILKASRMGATLDVDALPAGPVLAQQETSLRRRYTAAGGDDYELCFTAPTSAREAIAALAASCGTPVTRVGRIEAQSGLRLVDAAGLPLDLALSSFDHFSE, encoded by the coding sequence ATGGCCCCACACGACGCGCTTTCCGAATTCGACCTGATCAAACACTATTTCGTGCGCCAGCGCCCCGGCCGCGCCACCCTGGGCATCGGCGACGATTGCGCGCTGATGACGCCAAGTGCCGGCAAGCAGATCGCCATCTCCTCGGACATGCTGGTCGAGGACCGGCATTTCTTTGCCGGCGCCGACGCCCGCATGCTCGGTCATAAAAGCCTGGCCGTAAACCTGTCCGACCTGGCCGCCATGGGCGCGCGCCCCGTGGCATTTACTTTGGCGCTGGCGCTGCCGCAAGCCGAGCGCAGTTGGCTGGCCGGCTTTGCCGAAGGCCTGTTTGCGCTGGCCGACGCGTTTCATTGCGAACTGATCGGCGGCGACACTACCAAGGGGCCTTTGAATATCTGCATCACCGTATTCGGCGAACTGGCGCCGGGCCAGGCCCTGCGCCGCAGCGCTGCCGTGGCGGGCGACGATATCTGGGTCAGCGGCACGCTGGGCGACGCGCGCCTGGCGCTGGCCGGCTACCGCGGGGAACAGGAACTGGCGCCAGCCGAACTGCTGACGGCCGCCGCGCGCATGCACACGCCCACGCCACGCGTGTCGCTCGGTTGCGCCCTGGCCGAGCAAGGCCTGGCGCATGCGGCCATCGACATTTCGGATGGCCTGGTGGGAGACCTCGGTCACATCCTGAAAGCGTCGCGAATGGGCGCCACCCTCGACGTCGACGCCCTGCCGGCCGGCCCCGTGCTGGCGCAGCAGGAAACCAGCCTGCGCCGCCGCTACACGGCCGCCGGCGGCGACGATTATGAGCTGTGCTTCACGGCGCCCACCTCGGCGCGCGAGGCCATCGCCGCGCTGGCGGCCAGCTGCGGCACACCCGTCACGCGCGTGGGTCGCATCGAGGCCCAATCAGGCTTGCGGCTGGTCGATGCGGCCGGCTTGCCGCTGGATCTGGCCTTGAGTTCTTTCGACCACTTCAGCGAATAA
- a CDS encoding MarR family winged helix-turn-helix transcriptional regulator — MTTTPQEHTRAQFAAAQWQRELPQMDTHAMQLVGQLGTVAQLMARDWLNPLFAEHGLQPGEFDVLATLRRSGAPYALTPTALYEAAMLSSGGMTNRIDRLEAAGLIERQKHPTDRRGVLVALTPKGLALIDKLVLLHVENERAMLSALSADEQRQLDELLAKLLQGMAQAKKG; from the coding sequence ATGACAACTACCCCGCAAGAACACACGCGCGCGCAATTTGCCGCAGCACAATGGCAGCGCGAATTGCCGCAGATGGATACGCATGCCATGCAACTGGTGGGCCAGCTGGGCACGGTGGCGCAGCTGATGGCGCGCGACTGGCTTAACCCGCTGTTTGCCGAACATGGCTTGCAACCGGGCGAATTCGACGTGCTGGCGACCTTGCGCCGCTCGGGCGCGCCCTATGCGCTGACGCCGACGGCCTTGTACGAGGCGGCCATGCTGTCCTCGGGCGGCATGACCAACCGCATCGACCGGCTGGAAGCGGCAGGCCTGATCGAACGCCAGAAGCACCCGACAGACCGGCGCGGCGTGCTGGTGGCCCTGACGCCGAAGGGATTGGCACTGATTGACAAGCTGGTGCTGCTGCACGTGGAGAACGAACGCGCCATGCTGTCGGCGCTGAGCGCGGACGAGCAGCGCCAGCTCGACGAATTGCTGGCCAAGCTGCTGCAGGGCATGGCGCAGGCGAAGAAGGGCTAA
- a CDS encoding SMI1/KNR4 family protein, with the protein MNLVDHYLEGLRQAMPPEPLAELALASGASAAQLDSLRQAYPLCPDSLLRLLGQYNGTYYQDYAGGRVLVYMLGSDVFEYPYYLSSVERILKDGQANQRSIAEIYGHYLEEDPGIVDARIDAGIKQGQRLCFSHCMNNGGSSRLYVDFTPAASGTVGQVVRFLHDPDNYQVIADSFDAYLHMLIDDGYAFLSDDNFE; encoded by the coding sequence ATGAACCTCGTCGACCACTATTTAGAAGGATTGCGCCAGGCAATGCCGCCGGAGCCGCTGGCGGAGCTGGCGCTGGCCAGCGGCGCCAGCGCGGCGCAACTGGACAGCTTGCGCCAGGCTTATCCGCTGTGCCCGGACAGCCTGCTGCGCCTGCTGGGCCAGTATAACGGCACCTATTATCAGGACTATGCGGGCGGCAGGGTGCTGGTGTACATGCTGGGTTCGGACGTGTTCGAATATCCGTATTACCTGAGTTCGGTCGAACGCATCCTCAAGGATGGACAGGCGAACCAGCGCAGCATCGCCGAGATCTATGGTCATTACCTGGAAGAAGATCCCGGCATCGTCGACGCCCGCATCGACGCGGGTATCAAGCAGGGCCAGCGCCTGTGTTTTTCGCATTGCATGAACAATGGCGGCTCCTCGCGGCTGTATGTCGATTTCACGCCCGCGGCGTCGGGCACGGTCGGGCAGGTGGTGCGCTTCCTGCACGATCCCGACAACTACCAGGTCATTGCCGACAGCTTCGACGCCTATCTGCACATGCTGATCGATGACGGCTATGCATTCCTCAGCGATGACAATTTCGAATAA
- a CDS encoding MarR family winged helix-turn-helix transcriptional regulator: MSSHHGIEAAVLSDIMITIFRVNARLLENGDHLVAPLQLTSARWQILGAVALAGKPLTTPQIAEAMGITRQGVQKQLNRMLDEGLFDIHQNPRHARSPLHALTEEGRQAFDKAMALQATWVNALAEGLELPELESAVRLLNTLYTRLNEPLPKQGA; encoded by the coding sequence TTGTCTTCTCATCACGGAATCGAAGCAGCCGTCCTCAGCGACATCATGATCACCATATTTCGCGTCAACGCCCGTCTCCTGGAAAATGGGGACCATCTGGTTGCCCCACTCCAACTCACTAGTGCGCGCTGGCAGATACTGGGCGCGGTCGCGCTCGCCGGTAAGCCGTTGACCACCCCGCAGATTGCTGAGGCGATGGGCATCACACGACAAGGTGTTCAGAAACAACTCAACCGGATGCTCGACGAAGGCTTGTTCGATATTCACCAAAATCCACGTCATGCACGCTCGCCACTCCATGCTTTGACAGAGGAAGGAAGGCAAGCTTTTGATAAGGCGATGGCGCTTCAGGCCACGTGGGTCAACGCATTGGCTGAGGGGCTGGAACTTCCCGAGCTTGAGAGTGCGGTACGGCTGCTGAACACTCTTTATACCCGCCTGAATGAACCACTTCCCAAACAAGGAGCCTAA
- a CDS encoding GNAT family N-acetyltransferase: MTAASPYTIRLAIPAIATYQLLRVAAGLSAKSTEAAAKGLPNSLFAVQVLLGDEVVGMGRIIGDGGCFFQVVDIAVLPAHQGKGLGKLIMREIRQFIDSDVPESAYVSLIADGQAQDLYAQFGFRHTAPASVGMALKR, from the coding sequence TTGACCGCAGCATCGCCCTACACCATTCGCCTGGCCATCCCCGCCATCGCCACCTACCAGTTGCTGCGCGTTGCCGCCGGCCTGAGCGCGAAAAGCACGGAGGCGGCGGCCAAGGGCTTGCCCAACTCCCTGTTTGCCGTGCAAGTGCTGCTGGGCGACGAAGTGGTGGGCATGGGCCGCATCATCGGCGATGGCGGCTGCTTCTTCCAGGTGGTCGATATCGCCGTGCTGCCGGCCCACCAGGGCAAAGGCCTGGGCAAGCTGATCATGCGCGAAATCCGCCAGTTCATCGACAGCGACGTGCCGGAAAGCGCATATGTCAGCCTGATCGCCGATGGCCAGGCGCAAGACCTGTACGCGCAATTCGGCTTCAGGCACACGGCGCCCGCCTCCGTCGGCATGGCGCTGAAACGCTAG
- a CDS encoding NADP-dependent malic enzyme, whose protein sequence is MDSSSDKKEELRQQLRLAALEYHECPRPGKISVTPTKQLTNQRDLALAYSPGVAAPCEEIVIDPANAYKYTARGNLVAVITNGTAVLGLGNIGPLAAKPVMEGKGVLFKKFAGIDVFDIEINEMDPDKLVDIIASLEPTFGGVNLEDIKAPECFYIERQLRDRMKIPVFHDDQHGTAIIVGAAILNGLKAVGKKIEDCKLVVSGAGAAALACLDLIVDLGFPLKNIYVTDLAGVVYKGRTELMDPDKERFAQDTPLRTLGEVIPDADIFLGVSAGGVLKQDMVRKMAPNPLILALANPNPEILPEEVKAVRSDAIIATGRSDYPNQVNNVLCFPYIFRGALDCGATTITREMEIAVVHAIADLAHAEQSDIVATTYGISNLSFGPEYLIPMPFDPRLLIKIAPAVAKAAEESGVATRPIKDLQAYADSLQQFVYRSGTFMKPLFLMAKSTPVELKRIVYAEGEEERVLRAVQVVVDEKLARPILVGRPPVLEARIQKFGLRLKQGVDFDVINPDFDERYRDYWNTYYAMTSRKGVTEEYAKLEMRRRHTLIGSMMIHKGDADGMICGTFGTTQLHLKYIDQVLGKRAGSNVYAAMNVLIMPERQLVMVDTHVNENPDAGQLAEITIMAAEEMTRFGLSPRAALLSHSNFGSSDSASAQKMRAALAIIKERAPDLEIDGEMHGDTALDSKLRQKIMPNSALKHDANLLVMPNIESANIAYNLVKTAAGNGIAVGPILLGCAKPVHILTPSATVRRIVNMTALCVVDAVAQRKV, encoded by the coding sequence ATGGATTCGTCATCTGATAAAAAAGAAGAATTGCGTCAACAATTGCGCTTGGCCGCACTCGAATATCACGAGTGCCCGCGCCCCGGCAAAATCAGCGTGACGCCCACCAAACAACTGACCAACCAGCGCGACCTGGCGCTGGCCTACTCGCCAGGCGTGGCGGCACCGTGCGAAGAAATCGTCATCGATCCGGCGAATGCCTATAAATATACGGCGCGCGGCAATCTGGTGGCCGTCATCACCAACGGCACGGCCGTGCTGGGACTGGGCAATATCGGCCCGCTGGCCGCCAAGCCGGTGATGGAAGGCAAGGGCGTGCTGTTCAAGAAATTCGCCGGCATCGACGTCTTCGACATCGAAATCAACGAGATGGACCCGGACAAGCTGGTCGACATCATCGCCTCGCTGGAACCGACCTTCGGCGGCGTGAACCTGGAAGACATCAAGGCGCCCGAGTGCTTTTACATCGAGCGCCAGCTGCGCGACCGCATGAAGATTCCCGTCTTCCATGACGACCAGCATGGCACCGCCATCATCGTCGGCGCGGCTATCCTGAACGGCCTGAAAGCCGTCGGCAAGAAAATCGAGGACTGCAAGCTGGTCGTGTCGGGTGCGGGCGCCGCAGCGCTGGCCTGCCTGGACCTGATCGTCGACCTGGGCTTCCCGCTGAAAAACATCTACGTCACCGACCTGGCCGGCGTCGTCTACAAGGGCCGCACGGAACTGATGGACCCGGACAAGGAACGCTTCGCGCAAGACACGCCGCTGCGCACCCTGGGCGAAGTCATCCCCGATGCCGACATTTTCCTTGGCGTGTCCGCCGGCGGCGTGCTGAAACAGGACATGGTGCGCAAGATGGCGCCGAACCCGCTGATCCTGGCGCTGGCCAATCCGAATCCGGAAATCCTGCCGGAAGAAGTCAAGGCCGTGCGCAGCGACGCCATCATCGCCACGGGCCGTTCGGACTATCCGAACCAGGTCAACAACGTGCTGTGCTTTCCGTACATCTTCCGTGGCGCCCTCGATTGCGGCGCGACGACGATCACGCGCGAAATGGAGATCGCCGTGGTGCACGCGATCGCCGACCTGGCGCATGCCGAGCAGTCGGACATCGTCGCCACCACCTACGGCATCAGCAACCTGTCGTTCGGTCCTGAATACCTGATCCCGATGCCGTTCGACCCGCGCCTCCTGATCAAGATCGCCCCGGCCGTCGCCAAGGCGGCCGAGGAATCGGGCGTCGCCACGCGTCCGATCAAGGACTTGCAAGCGTACGCGGACAGTCTGCAGCAATTCGTCTACCGCAGCGGCACTTTCATGAAGCCGCTGTTCCTGATGGCCAAATCCACGCCGGTCGAACTTAAACGCATCGTCTACGCCGAAGGCGAAGAAGAGCGCGTGCTGCGTGCCGTGCAAGTGGTCGTCGATGAAAAACTGGCGCGTCCTATCCTGGTGGGCCGTCCACCCGTGCTCGAAGCGCGCATCCAGAAGTTTGGCCTGCGTCTCAAGCAAGGCGTCGATTTCGACGTCATCAACCCGGACTTCGACGAGCGCTATCGCGATTACTGGAACACGTATTACGCGATGACCAGCCGCAAGGGCGTCACCGAGGAATACGCGAAGCTGGAAATGCGCCGCCGCCATACCCTGATCGGTTCGATGATGATCCACAAGGGCGACGCCGACGGCATGATCTGCGGTACCTTCGGCACCACCCAGCTGCACCTGAAATACATCGACCAGGTGCTGGGCAAGCGCGCCGGCAGCAATGTCTACGCGGCCATGAACGTCTTGATCATGCCGGAGCGCCAACTGGTGATGGTCGACACGCACGTCAACGAAAACCCGGATGCCGGGCAGTTGGCCGAGATCACCATCATGGCCGCCGAAGAGATGACCCGCTTCGGCCTGTCGCCGCGCGCGGCCCTGCTGTCGCATTCGAACTTCGGTTCCAGCGACAGCGCCTCGGCGCAAAAGATGCGCGCCGCGCTGGCCATCATCAAGGAACGCGCGCCGGACCTGGAAATCGACGGCGAAATGCACGGCGATACGGCCCTCGACAGCAAGCTGCGTCAAAAAATCATGCCAAACTCGGCTCTGAAGCACGATGCCAACCTGCTGGTCATGCCGAATATCGAATCGGCCAACATCGCCTACAACCTGGTGAAAACGGCCGCCGGCAACGGCATCGCCGTGGGCCCGATCCTGCTCGGCTGCGCCAAGCCCGTGCACATCCTGACGCCATCGGCCACCGTGCGCCGCATCGTCAACATGACGGCCTTGTGCGTGGTAGACGCGGTGGCGCAGCGTAAAGTCTAA